A region of Periplaneta americana isolate PAMFEO1 chromosome 16, P.americana_PAMFEO1_priV1, whole genome shotgun sequence DNA encodes the following proteins:
- the LOC138716297 gene encoding uncharacterized protein yields the protein MQKRILMQDLKCLFLQSGGGGGGGALEEHRRMRNYLRRMEREGVQRVKMFLVITAAYVLFWGPLFFVTLVHHPALGNQLGYEITLHVAYVHAFVNPTLFLVLHRGLRQAALDLCCGCCTQWSGWILSITSNNNSNNSSSSTGLAGYRQAAPTLLPPPPQPPATSIGDISLLKPPLPPANNKPQLVNRTYM from the exons ATGCAGAAGAGAATACTAATGCAAGATCTCAAATGTTTATTCTTGCAGTCTGGTGGGGGCGGCGGAGGTGGCGCACTAGAAGAGCATCGGCGCATGCGCAACTATCTGCGCCGAATGGAACGCGAGGGTGTACAGAGAGTGAAGATGTTCCTTGTTATTACAGCGGCTTATGTTCTTTTCTGGGGGCCGCTCTTTTTTGTGACCCTGGTCCATCATCCTGCGCTAGGCAACCAGCTTGGATACGAG ATAACGCTCCACGTGGCCTACGTGCACGCATTCGTAAACCCGACGCTGTTCCTGGTGCTGCACCGCGGACTGCGCCAGGCGGCGCTGGACCTGTGCTGCGGCTGCTGCACGCAGTGGAGCGGCTGGATCCTCAGCATCACGtccaacaacaacagcaacaacagcagcagcagcacggGGCTCGCGGGCTACCGCCAGGCCGCGCCCACCCTCCTGCCGCCCCCGCCGCAACCTCCCGCCACGTCCATCGGCGACATTTCATTGCTAAAACCGCCTCTACCTCCCGCTAACAATAAACCTCAACTGGTAAATCGCACCTATATGTGA